In the Malaya genurostris strain Urasoe2022 chromosome 1, Malgen_1.1, whole genome shotgun sequence genome, one interval contains:
- the LOC131433048 gene encoding cuticle protein-like, which produces MAFKFVILCALVAATNAAYIAAPAPLAYAAAPVVRTVEYDANPQYAFSYGVSDGLTGDQKSQQESRSGDVVQGSYSVVDPDGFKRTVDYAADPVNGFNAAVRREPIGVAVAPQPAVVAAYSAPVVAQPVVAPYAAQPLVGSYAYH; this is translated from the exons ATGGCATTCAAG TTTGTGATCCTCTGCGCCTTGGTGGCTGCTACCAACGCTGCTTACATCGCCGCTCCTGCTCCGCTGGCGTACGCCGCAGCCCCAGTCGTGAGAACCGTTGAATACGACGCCAATCCACAGTATGCCTTCTCGTATGGAGTTTCGGACGGATTAACCGGTGATCAGAAGTCCCAACAGGAATCCCGTAGCGGTGATGTCGTGCAAGGATCGTACTCCGTCGTTGATCCCGATGGTTTCAAGCGTACCGTTGATTATGCTGCCGATCCAGTGAACGGATTCAATGCTGCCGTCCGTCGGGAACCGATCGGAGTTGCCGTGGCCCCGCAACCAGCCGTCGTCGCAGCCTATTCGGCTCCGGTCGTGGCCCAACCGGTCGTGGCTCCGTACGCTGCCCAGCCGCTAGTCGGTTCCTATGCTTACCACTGA
- the LOC131433031 gene encoding cuticle protein-like: MAFKFVTFLALVAVARAGVIAGPALSYAAAPALQYAAAPALSYAAPAPLAYAAPVAKTLVAAPLTKTIVADEYDANPQYSYSYGISDALTGDQKSQQESRSGDVVHGSYSVVDPDGFKRTVDYVADPHNGFNAAVRREPLGVKTVAAAPVLTAKTVIAQPALATYAAPLATKTYVAQPAAYAAYSAPLATKTILSQPAYASYAAPALYHH; encoded by the exons ATGGCATTCAAG TTTGTGACCTTCCTCGCCCTGGTGGCCGTTGCCCGTGCCGGAGTCATCGCCGGTCCAGCGCTGTCCTACGCTGCCGCTCCAGCTTTGCAATATGCCGCTGCTCCCGCTCTGTCCTATGCTGCTCCTGCTCCATTGGCCTACGCAGCTCCAGTCGCCAAGACCCTGGTTGCCGCTCCTCTGACCAAGACCATCGTTGCCGATGAGTACGACGCGAACCCACAGTACTCGTACTCGTACGGAATCTCCGATGCCCTGACCGGTGACCAGAAGAGCCAACAGGAATCCCGCAGCGGAGATGTCGTCCACGGATCGTACTCCGTTGTCGATCCGGACGGTTTCAAGCGCACGGTTGACTACGTTGCTGACCCACATAACGGATTCAATGCCGCCGTCCGTCGTGAACCCCTCGGCGTGAAGACCGTTGCTGCTGCCCCGGTTCTGACCGCCAAGACTGTCATTGCTCAGCCAGCCCTGGCCACCTATGCTGCCCCGTTGGCCACCAAGACCTACGTGGCCCAGCCGGCCGCCTACGCCGCCTACTCCGCTCCATTGGCCACCAAGACCATCCTGTCGCAGCCGGCCTACGCTTCCTATGCTGCACCCGCTCTGTACCACCACTAA
- the LOC131425472 gene encoding uncharacterized protein LOC131425472 has protein sequence MAFKFVTFLALLAVARAGVISGPALSYAASPALSYSSPIARTVVSAPIAKTLIAAPLAKTIAADEYDPNPQYSFSYGISDGLTGDQKSQQESRNGDIVQGSYSLVDPDGLQRTVDYTSDPQNGFNAVVRREPIGVKAAPVLAAKSLIVQPALTTKTLIAQPALRTYSAPLATKTLISQPTLSYAAPLASRSLLTQPALASYAAPALGAAIKVLAMGAETTVLAIGDEYDRAGLAAYDNAGPEMTPARATANRARKLFEIMAFKFVTFLALVAIARAGVISGPALSYAAPASLAYSAPIAKTLVAAPLTKTIVAIDSNPQYSFSYGVSDALTGDQKSQQESRNGDLVQGSYSLVDPDGFRRTVDYVADSQNGFNAAVRREPLAVKAVAAGPVLAAKTLIAQPALATRTILSQPQAIAAYSSPLATKSILAQPALTSYVSPLASRTILSQPAIASYSAPLATKSIISQPALTSYSTSSLLSSPLTTKTILSQPAYASY, from the exons ATGGCATTCAAG TTTGTAACCTTCCTCGCCCTGTTGGCAGTTGCCCGTGCCGGAGTCATCTCTGGACCAGCGTTGTCGTACGCCGCCAGTCCCGCCCTATCGTACTCGTCACCAATTGCCAGAACCGTCGTTTCAGCTCCCATCGCCAAGACCTTGATTGCCGCTCCTCTGGCCAAGACCATCGCCGCCGATGAGTACGACCCGAACCCACAGTACTCCTTCTCATACGGAATCTCCGATGGTTTGACCGGTGATCAGAAGAGCCAACAGGAATCCCGCAACGGAGATATCGTACAAGGATCGTACTCCCTGGTTGATCCCGATGGTCTCCAGCGGACCGTCGATTACACCTCGGATCCACAAAACGGATTCAACGCCGTTGTTCGTCGTGAACCCATTGGAGTAAAGGCTGCTCCGGTTCTGGCCGCTAAGAGCCTAATCGTCCAGCCAGCTTTGACCACTAAAACTCTGATTGCTCAGCCTGCTTTGAGGACCTATTCGGCTCCACTGGCAACGAAGACCCTTATCTCTCAGCCTACTCTGAGCTACGCTGCACCACTGGCCTCCAGGAGCCTTTTGACCCAGCCAGCTCTCGCTTCGTATGCTGCTCCTGcttt AGGAGCGGCAATCAAGGTCTTGGCGATGGGAGCTGAAACGACGGTTCTGGCAATTGGTGACGAGTACGATAGGGCGGGACTGGCGGCGTACGACAACGCTGGTCCAGAGATGACTCCGGCACGGGCAACTGCCAACAGGGCGAGGAAG CTCTTTGAAATCATGGCATTTAAG TTTGTGACATTCCTCGCTCTGGTAGCAATTGCCCGTGCCGGAGTTATTTCCGGTCCAGCTCTTTCGTATGCTGCTCCTGCTTCATTGGCTTACTCGGCTCCAATTGCCAAGACCCTGGTGGCCGCTCCTCTGACCAAGACCATCGTCGCCATCGATTCGAATCCGCAGTACTCCTTCTCGTACGGAGTCTCTGATGCCCTGACCGGTGACCAGAAGAGCCAACAGGAATCCCGCAACGGAGATCTCGTCCAAGGATCCTACTCCCTGGTTGATCCCGACGGTTTCAGACGCACCGTTGACTACGTTGCAGACTCGCAAAACGGATTCAATGCCGCCGTCCGACGTGAGCCACTTGCCGTGAAAGCCGTTGCCGCTGGTCCGGTTCTGGCCGCCAAGACTCTAATCGCTCAACCAGCTCTGGCCACCAGGACCATTCTGTCGCAACCGCAAGCCATTGCCGCCTACTCTTCCCCGTTGGCCACCAAAAGCATCCTTGCGCAACCTGCTCTGACCAGCTACGTCTCTCCACTGGCCTCCCGGACCATTTTGTCTCAGCCTGCCATCGCTTCCTACTCCGCTCCGTTGGCCACCAAGAGTATTATCTCGCAACCCGCTCTGACCAGTTATTCCACCAGTTCCCTCCTTTCCTCTCCGCTGACTACTAAAACTATCCTGTCTCAACCAGCCTATGCTTCTTATTAA
- the LOC131433040 gene encoding cuticle protein-like, translating to MAFKFVTFLALLAVARAGVISGPALSYAASPALSYSSPIARTVVSAPIAKTLIAAPLAKTIAADEYDPNPQYSFSYGISDGLTGDQKSQQESRNGDIVQGSYSLVDPDGLQRTVDYTSDPQNGFNAVVRREPIGVKAAPVLAAKSLIAQPALTTKTLIAQPALRTYSAPLATKSLLSQPTLSYAAPLASRSLLTQPALASYAAPALY from the exons ATGGCATTCAAG TTTGTAACCTTCCTCGCCCTGTTGGCAGTTGCCCGTGCCGGAGTCATCTCTGGACCAGCGTTGTCGTACGCCGCCAGTCCCGCCCTATCGTACTCGTCACCAATTGCCAGAACCGTCGTTTCAGCTCCCATCGCCAAGACCTTGATTGCCGCTCCTCTGGCCAAGACCATCGCCGCCGATGAGTACGACCCGAACCCACAGTACTCCTTCTCATACGGAATCTCCGATGGTTTGACCGGTGATCAGAAGAGCCAACAGGAATCCCGCAACGGAGATATCGTACAAGGATCGTACTCCCTGGTTGATCCCGATGGTCTCCAGCGGACCGTCGATTACACCTCGGATCCACAAAACGGATTCAACGCCGTTGTTCGTCGTGAACCCATTGGAGTAAAGGCTGCTCCGGTTCTGGCCGCTAAGAGCCTAATCGCCCAGCCAGCTTTGACCACTAAAACTCTGATTGCTCAGCCTGCTTTGAGGACCTATTCGGCTCCACTGGCAACGAAGAGCCTACTCTCTCAGCCTACTCTGAGCTACGCTGCACCACTGGCCTCCAGGAGCCTTTTGACCCAGCCAGCTCTCGCTTCGTATGCTGCTCCTGctttgtattga